The following are encoded together in the Humulus lupulus chromosome 5, drHumLupu1.1, whole genome shotgun sequence genome:
- the LOC133780499 gene encoding cystathionine gamma-synthase 1, chloroplastic-like, whose product MAEVLEAHPKVAQVYYPGLKSHPEHELAKRQMTGFGGVVSFDIDGDLHTTIKFIDALKIPYIAPSFGGCESIVDQPAIMSYWYCP is encoded by the exons ATGGCCGAAGTTTTAGAGGCACATCCTAAG GTGGCTCAGGTCTATTATCCTGGCTTGAAAAGTCATCCTGAACATGAACTTGCCAAGAGGCAAATGACTGGTTTTGGTGGTGTCGTCAGTTTTGAT ATTGATGGCGACTTACATACCACCATCAAATTCATTGATGCACTTAAAATTCCATACATTGCCCCATCTTTTGGTGGCTGTGAGAGTATTGTGGATCAACCAGCAATTATGTCTTACTGGTACTGCCCTTGA
- the LOC133780498 gene encoding uncharacterized protein LOC133780498: protein MEEKMDSGCGTSFFFMQEKISTFISNSRHSNLSLNVEVHVKPAIPNPKVEHDGKNFSTVIENNKKVFEEDLLKIGSVVRILEEKCVKLNEEKEKIEQTMKKLQGFDWLAHL from the exons ATGGAAGAAAAGATGGATTCTGGTTGTggaacatcttttttttttatgcaaGAAAAGATTAGCACATTCATATCTAATTCTCGCCATTCAAACCTTAGTCTGAATGTTGAG GTTCATGTCAAACCTGCTATACCAAATCCAAAAGTGGAGCATGATGGAAAAAACTTCTCCACggtcattgaaaataataaaaag GTCTTTGAAGAGGACCTGTTAAAAATTGGCTCTGTAGTCAGAATATTGGAAGAAAAATGTGTCAAGCTAaatgaagagaaggaaaaaattgAGCAAACTATGAAAAAATTGCAAGGTTTTGACTGGCTAGCACATCTATAG